A single Phoenix dactylifera cultivar Barhee BC4 chromosome 1, palm_55x_up_171113_PBpolish2nd_filt_p, whole genome shotgun sequence DNA region contains:
- the LOC120111250 gene encoding Golgi SNAP receptor complex member 1-1-like, with protein MEASSWDALRKQARKLEAQLDEQMNSYRRSVSTKPDGSENDLESGIERLLKQLQHVNSQMQTWVSSGGSEILSHTLTRHKEILQDLTQEFYRLRSSIRTKQEHASLLLDFRDFDRARLDMEEGAGSVDQALLKEQAALSRSSGQMDTVISQAQATLGTLVFQRSTFGGINNKISNFSNRVPTVNHILSAIRRKKSMDTIILSLVASVCTFLILIYWLSK; from the exons gCAAGGAAACTTGAAGCTCAGCTGGATGAGCAGATGAATTCATATCGTAGATCGGTTTCCACAAAACCTGATGGTTCAGAGAATGATCTTGAATCTGGAATAGAACGATTACTGAAACAACTTCAGCATGTTAATTCACAAATGCAAACCTGGGTATCTTCAGGAGGCTCAGAAATTCTTTCACATACATTAACTCGGCACAAAGAAATTCTGCAAGATCTTACTCAG GAGTTTTATCGGCTCCGCTCTAGCATCAGGACTAAGCAGGAACATGCATCACTCCTTCTAGACTTCAGGGATTTCGATAGGGCAAGATTGGATATGGAAGAGGGAGCTGGTTCTGTTGATCAGGCTCTTCTTAAAGAACAAGCAGCTCTAAGTAGAAGTTCAGGACAG ATGGATACTGTGATATCTCAAGCCCAGGCTACTTTAGGAACACTTGTTTTTCAACGCTCTACATTTGGTGGTATCAACAATAAGATAAGCAATTTTAGCAACCGAGTTCCCACG GTAAATCATATTCTCTCAGCAATTAGAAGGAAAAAATCAATGGATACCATCATTCTTTCCCTTGTTGCTTCTGTTTGTACATTTCTTATCTTGATTTACTGGCTGTCAAAATAG